A stretch of Bos mutus isolate GX-2022 chromosome 8, NWIPB_WYAK_1.1, whole genome shotgun sequence DNA encodes these proteins:
- the LOC138988841 gene encoding olfactory receptor 13C7-like → MESEMKGAKQTAETEFVLVGLHDHYDLEMVLFVLCLGIHSANVLGNTLLIGLNMLDPHLHTPMYFFLSNLALMDISGTSFFLPLMLVNFLETQSTISFPGCALQMYLTLALGTTECVLLAMMACDRFVAICQPLPYSELMSWHTCMWMATLSWGEGFANSLLHSILTWSLPFCGHNIINHFFCEILSVLKLACGDICLNALLLTVSSAVVTLPPLLLIFLSYGFILTALLRVPSAAGGHKAFSTCSAHLTVVVIYYGTISFMYFKPKTKDLYLNKLLAFFYGVVTPSLNPIIYSLRNAEVKAAAVALLSGDLLSRKMARFPVVL, encoded by the coding sequence ATGGAGAGTGAGATGAAAGGGGCAAAGCAGACGGCCGAAACAGAGTTTGTCCTGGTGGGGCTACACGACCACTATGACCTAGAGATGGTCCTGTTTGTGCTCTGCCTGGGCATCCACTCTGCGAACGTGCTGGGGAACACCCTCCTCATCGGACTGAACATGCTGGACCCCCacctgcacacccccatgtacttcttcctcagcaACCTCGCCCTCATGGACATCTCTGGCACATCCTTTTTCCTGCCTCTCATGCTGGTCAACTTCCTGGAAACCCAGAGCACCATCTCCTTCCCTGGCTGTGCCCTGCAGATGTACCTGACCCTGGCGCTGGGCACCACAGAGTGCGTGCTCTTGGCCATGATGGCGTGTGACCGGTTTGTGGCCATCTGCCAGCCTCTTCCCTACTCAGAGCTCATGAGCTGGCACACGTGCATGTGGATGGCGACCCTGAGCTGGGGGGAAGGCTTTGCCAACTCCCTTCTTCATTCCATTCTCACCTGGAGCCTCCCCTTCTGTGGCCACAATATCATCAACCACTTCTTCTGTGAAATCTTGTCAGTGCTGAAACTAGCCTGTGGGGACATCTGTCTCAATGCACTGCTATTAACGGTGTCTTCAGCTGTTGTGACACTGCCCCCACTGCTGCTCATCTTCCTGTCCTACGGGTTCATCCTCACTGCCCTCCTGCGGGTGCCCTCTGCTGCCGGCGGGCACAAAGCCTTCTCTACCTGCTCTGCCCACCTCACAGTGGTGGTGATTTACTATGGGACTATCTCCTTCATGTATTTCAAGCCCAAGACCAAGGACCTCTACTTGAATAAGCTTCTTGCATTTTTCTACGGGGTCGTGACCCCATCGCTGAACCCCATCATCTACAGCCTAAGGAATGCAGAGGTGAAAGCTGCTGCCGTAGCTCTGCTGAGCGGAGATCTCCTCTCCAGGAAGATGGCCCGCTTTCCTGTTGTTCTCTAA